One Actinomadura viridis genomic region harbors:
- a CDS encoding HEAT repeat domain-containing protein — protein sequence MNDREGDPLAGLDDVDWARLEHAYGPAEDVPDLLRALASESASEREKALNELYGNIFHQGSRYEATAHAVPFLAALADDPRVQDRADIVRLLCSIAIGYDEPYLPSGVDIAEWRADVERMRTADPDEELRRIEQWVAEATDEGERRVREMRLAVYDPDQSLRHADAELGAYDAVRATVPTLRDLLGAPDPETQAAAAYTLGWFPEEAAGTLPALRSLLKPEVVPGVAANVILSAGLLDGHDLVPQLRAFLTGENALLRSAAAIALARLEVTDQEVLDVLEAAAAQPPEPSTPNIHHLYGAVRGYATITLAAVEEQAHPRLLGAMLKGLALSSGPAAFPTAEAVLQHVFGKPGTSPLPPYEDLTEPQQRAVRTLAEMGDDTWCWGNFMLILSAWKLPSKQAECRAYVGLDQDGREHVPGSP from the coding sequence ATGAACGACAGGGAAGGCGACCCGCTCGCCGGGCTGGACGACGTCGACTGGGCGCGCCTGGAGCACGCTTACGGCCCGGCCGAGGACGTTCCCGATCTGCTCCGGGCGCTCGCATCGGAGTCGGCGAGCGAGCGCGAAAAGGCCCTGAACGAGTTGTACGGCAACATCTTCCACCAGGGCAGCCGGTACGAGGCGACCGCGCACGCCGTACCGTTCCTGGCCGCGCTGGCCGATGACCCCCGGGTCCAGGACCGAGCCGACATCGTGCGCCTACTCTGCTCGATCGCCATCGGCTACGACGAGCCGTACCTGCCCAGCGGCGTCGACATCGCCGAATGGCGCGCGGACGTCGAGAGGATGCGTACCGCCGACCCCGACGAAGAGCTGCGCCGAATTGAGCAGTGGGTCGCGGAGGCCACCGACGAGGGCGAGCGCAGAGTACGCGAGATGCGTCTCGCCGTATACGACCCCGACCAGTCCCTGCGGCATGCCGATGCCGAACTCGGCGCGTACGACGCCGTCCGCGCCACCGTTCCCACGCTGCGCGACCTGCTCGGCGCCCCTGACCCGGAGACCCAGGCCGCTGCGGCGTACACGCTGGGCTGGTTCCCGGAGGAGGCGGCCGGGACGCTGCCCGCGCTGCGGTCACTGCTGAAGCCAGAAGTCGTCCCCGGGGTGGCGGCGAACGTGATCCTCTCCGCGGGCCTGCTGGACGGCCATGACCTCGTACCGCAGCTCCGCGCCTTCCTGACCGGGGAGAACGCGCTGCTCCGCTCTGCCGCCGCTATCGCACTGGCCAGGCTGGAGGTCACCGACCAGGAGGTTCTCGACGTGCTGGAGGCGGCCGCCGCGCAGCCTCCGGAGCCCTCCACACCCAACATCCACCACCTGTACGGCGCTGTGCGCGGATACGCGACGATCACGCTTGCGGCGGTCGAGGAGCAGGCGCATCCGAGGCTTCTGGGCGCCATGCTCAAAGGGCTGGCGCTCAGCTCCGGGCCCGCTGCGTTCCCCACGGCCGAGGCCGTGCTGCAGCACGTGTTCGGAAAGCCGGGGACCTCGCCGCTGCCGCCGTACGAGGATCTGACCGAACCGCAGCAGCGCGCCGTGCGGACACTGGCCGAGATGGGGGACGACACCTGGTGCTGGGGCAACTTCATGCTGATTCTCAGCGCCTGGAAGCTTCCGTCCAAGCAAGCGGAGTGCCGTGCATACGTGGGGCTTGACCAGGACGGGCGCGAGCACGTTCCCGGCTCACCATGA